GTTCTCCAGGCCCGGACCTGTCCGGAGACTTCGTAACGTACCGGTTCCGGAATGCCAAGTAAGCAACCTGACATGAGGATGAGGGAGAGTACCAGTAACACACCGCGATGAATCTTCCCCTTTTGCATTGCCGTCGTGCTCCTTTCTGGTATTCTTACTCAACCCGGTAGACCTGGATGGTCTCGGCTTCGATGGACTGGGTAAAGGGCTGTCCGGGGCTGAGGACGATACTCTTCTCCCCGTTATCCAGCTGGATCAGCTTCTGGATGCTGTTAGGCAGCTGGAGGGAAAAGGCGGTGTCCTCTTTTTGGGGGTTACTTACCACCAAATAATCCTCTTTTCCACCGGTGAGTAGGATTGCCTGAATTTCCGCGCTTTCCAGGAACCGTACTTGCTGGTTGACGGTTGCCTTGAACTGTGCCGGATCCCCCTGGCGCCCCACTACCATATTCACCCGGTACTGGTCCCCGGCTTGCCACTGGCGCAGATTACCGGAAGCGTCGGTGATGACCGGTCCCTTCTTTCCACCGGTGGGCTCAAGACGCCAATCGCCAGCTAGGTCAGTAAACAGAAGGTGCATGCTGTTATAGGTCAGCTGTAGGATCTTCCCGTCCTCGGTTACCTGTGGCGTGCCACCCTTGTAGATGGGCAGATACATCCGCATGTATTTGCCGGTGCCGTTCCTGGTGGCCGTTACATTGTGGGAACCTATCAAAAGCCCGTCGTAAAGGACCCACAATTGCTCTACCTGCCAGGGTGCAGTATGGGGACTGCCGCCGGTCCATACTCCCCATTCGAACCCTTGGATCTCATTGTTCACTACCACCACAGTAGTAGGATACTCGATATTTTTCCCGATGGCATGCAGGGCGGTGTTCACCCTTTGGACCGCGATGTTTCCATCGAAGAACTGCTGGATTTGGGGTTCCATGTCCCCGAAGTAGTAGACGTAGTCGTTTTCGTCACGGACCTCAAAGACCACGCCCTCCAGGGCGGCATCGACCTTTGCCCCATCGTCGCTACTGGCGATGGCGGAGACGAAGGTGTCGTTGGCGGAGATGCGCCCGGTGATATAGGTGGTCCAGTTGCCGTTCTTGCGTTGTTGGAAACCGACGATGCTGGGGCTTTCCCGTAGAAAGTCCCGAGGTAGGGATTCCGCCGGCTCCACATCGTTTAGCCAATAGAGACTGTAGGCTAGGAACTGGAGGTTGTTCATGCTGACGAGGTTATCCACAGAAAGCTTCTGGGAGCTGATGAGCTTGGAATAGGGATCGTTAGTTAGGGTGGCAACGATCTCTGCCCCGGCCATGGCTAGATCCACCGAATCGCTCCAGTAATGCTTGATATGGGGGCTCATCCCGTTATCCATGATCCCCGAGGATTCTACGAAATACTTGTAGTAATCCTTGGCCCTGTGGAACTGCTCCACCACTTGGGGATCCCCTGTAAGTTGGTAGTACCTGCCAAGGCAGACCACTACGATCTCTTGGTAGACGGGTACGGGGTTCCAGCCCAAAACGTACTCATAGCCCCCGTCCTCCGCTAACCGCCGGCCGATTTGGGTCACCTTGGTCTTGGCGGTTTCCGACCAGACCTCATTGTCGGTGAGACGACCGGCCAGGGCCATCAGGGCTGCATAGTACGCGTCCATGTTGGGATATCCCCCGCCCCAGGGCATTGGTCGATAGTAGAAGTTTCTGTGTTGGTATTCACAGGCTTGGAGGATCATGGCCAGCCAGTCTACGAACTTCTCTTCGGGCACCTTGTCCGCGATGAGGATCACCGCTTCCAACAAAGGTAGCAGGGTGAAACGATCCACGTTTGTATCGTAGGTGTGCCAGCGACCCTCGGGGGTCAGTTGGTTAGCGAGGAAGTCCAGGCCGTCCACAATCTGACCGAGGATCAGGGGGTTTTGGTATTGCTGGGTACCCGGCATGGCATAGGCCACCGCAAAGGCGAAGACGTAGGTGGCGGTGGTCCGATACTGCCATTCGTCAAGATCGTTGCCGAACTTCCCCTTGGCGCTGCCCACCCTTTGCTGCCGAGACCGGGAGTTTTGTACCTGGACGCTCAGGATGTTTTTTAGCAGTTCAAACCTTTCGGGATCTGTCGCCTTCGACTGTTCCCACAGGGCCAGGGTTTCGGCTCGAAGCTGCAGTGCGTTTTCCAGGGCTTGTTTTTTGATCTGCAAAGCCTGTTCCCGGGCGGCTGCCGCTCCGCCCCGAGGGATGTCCGATTCGGGCAGTTCCCTCAATGACACGTCGTCCCACCAGACGGTGCCCACAGCATACATGTTAAACAGGTCCAGTCGGATCCAGTTGATCCCTTCGGGAATATACACCGTTTGGGTGACCTGGGTCCAATCACCCAGATAGGGGCTAAATCCGTAGATTGTTTCTTTGGCACTGGGGTCCGAACGGTTTTCCAACAGGGAAAACCGGGCTACAGGTCCCTGGATACCCACAGTTTCACCTTCAGCCTCCAAGTCATACCAGCCGGAAAACGCGTATGTTTTGCCGGGCTGGACGGGAATGAACAGGCAGGCGCTTCCCCGCTGGGTATCCGAATCACAGACGATCTTTACCGATTGATTGCCTTGGCGGCTGTGGGTATCATCGATGGAAACTCGCGCACCTGTACCCCAACTGGCCAGCTCCCACCAAACGATACCTACACTCTCAAAGGAGGGATCCGTAAGGAGGTTGTCTTCATCCTTCGGGACCTCTGCCGTCGGCATCACCTGGAGGGAAACATCATCCCACCAGACGGTACCCTCCTGATAGAACATGAAGAAGTCCACCCGCATGGAATAGACCTCATCCGGGATCATGAAGATGCGTTCAAAAAGCTGCCAGTCGCTGGAAGCATCCACTTCCATCATGATGTTCGGTCCACTGGTGGCTTTATCGTCGGGGTAGAAGGTGACCCGGGCCAAGGGACCGCTGCCGGAGCGGTTCTCGGTAACACCTTCGGTTTTGTACCAGGCCCGGATTCGGTAGGTGGTACCCGGTGTCACCGGAAGCCGGTAATCCACTGCGCCCCGATCACTGTCGCTGGGACAAGAAATCTTCACCGAGGCACTGCCGCTGTGGGCAGTGGTCTGATCGATGCTTACCTGGCCTTGGGTGCCCCAGTTGTAGGAACCCCACCCGGCAGGGCGCCCATCTATGATTTCCTCAAAGGAGGGATTGGGGAACAGGTTGGGAATGGAGTCCAAATCCTCGGCGGCGACCAGGGAGAACTCCACATCATCCCACCAGACGGTACCCTGTTGGAATAACATGAAAAGATCCAAACGTATCCAATTGATGCCTTGGGGGACGGTGAAACTGGTTTCCACTAGCTCCCAATCGCTTGTCCCTTTTCCTTGGGCATAGAGGGTGATCTGGGCTTTGGGGTCATCCTTTTCCTGCAGTAGACTGAAGCGGGCCACCGGACCGACATTGGTTCGTAGTTCCGTGATTCCTTCGGTCCGGCACCAACCGCTGAACTGGTAGGTCATCCCCGGGACCACTTGGATGAACAACCCGGCGGTACCCCGGTCTCCATCACTGGGACAGTGGATTTTCACCGAACGGTTGCCGGTATGGGCGATGGTTTCATCGATGGAGACACTAGCGCCAGTTCCCCAGGGGTGAAACTCGGTCCAGCCTAGGGGGCGACCTCCGTCGGTAAGTTCCTCAAAGGAAGGATTGGGCAATAGGTTAATCACTTCTTCTCCCTGGGCTATCCCCAACAAGAGAAGGGAAACTAACAGTGCGATGCCCAAACTGAATCTTCGTTTTTTCCATGTTCGTAACACAGTGTCCGCCCCTTTCTAGGAGAATAACTGGTGCGGTAGACCCCACCACAGGGTGTACCGACCTTGTCTTACGGTAGTGAGATGAAAGCTAACTCCACGTCATCCCACCAGACGGTACCCGGTTGGAAGAACATGAACAGGTCAATCCGCATAGAGTACATCCCTTCGGGTACGGTGAATTCATGGCTGACGTAGGTCCACTCCTGGTTCTTGGGAGCATGGACAAGGATAGTATGCTGGCCGCTGGTGGCCTTGTCATCTTCGTAGAAGAGGATCCGGGCTAAGGGTCCTTTGTCCGGTAAGTCTCCACCCACTACCCCTTCGGTCTTGACCCAGGCGGAGAAACGATAGGTGGCTCCAGGGATCACAAACATCCGATGGTTGACCGCTGCCCGGTCGTCCCCCGAAGGTGCGTGGAGTTTAACGGAGACCTTGCCCTCCTTGGCGGTGGAATCATCAATGGATACCTGGCCCTTGGTGCCCCAATTGTCCCTGCCCCACCGGAGAAGTACACCCTCGTGGATGAGTTCAAAGGAACTGTTGGGAAGCAGATTTGCCTCGTCCCTCAAGAAGAACTCCACATCATCCCACCAGGCTGTACCCTGTTGAAACAGCATGAATAGATCCAGTCGGATCCAGTTGATGCCTGGGGGCACCACAAAGGCCGTTTCCACCAATTCCCAATCGGTAGCACCAGTACCGTGGGCATAGAGGGTGTACTTAGCCGAAGGATCCTCTTTGTTCTCCAAAAGACTGAACCGGGCGACGGGCCCTTTGTTTGTGTATAACCCAATCAGACCTTCGGTCTTGAGCCAGCCTTGGAATTGATAGGTCTGACCGGGCTCCACCGGGAGGAATAGTCCCACGGTGCCGCGATCTGTATCGCTGGGACAGTGGATCTTGACCGAACGGCTGCCGCTGTGGGCCACAGTTTCGTCCACGATGACCGTAGCGCCGGTTCCCCAAGGATGAAACTCGGTCCAGCCTTCGGGCCGGCCCGAGTCCGAGATTTCTTCAAAGGATGGGTTAGGTAACAGGTTACCCAGTGTTTCTCCTTGGGCTATGCCTAGACACAGGAGGGAAATCAAAAGTGGCACAGCCAATCCAAAGGTCTTGTTTCGCACTACGTTTAGCACAGTTTATGCCCCTTTCTACCCTTTCTAAATAGGTGTTTAGGAGCGACAGACCCCAAGGGCCTGCCGCACTTATCTTAAGGCAATGAAACGAAAGCTAGTTGTACGTCATCCCACCAAACGGTACCCTGTTGGTAGTACATGAACAGGTCAATGCGCATGGAGACCATCCCTGCGGGGACGGTGAACTCGTGGCTGACGTAGGTCCAATCTTGGACTTTGGGTACGTGGACCAGGATGCCCTGTTGTCCACTAGTGGCCTGGTCACTCTCGTAAAACAGGATCCGGGCCAGGGGCCCCTTGTCCTCTAGGTCTCCGCCTACCACACCTTCGGTCTTGGCCCAGGCGGAGAAGCGGTAGGTGGCACCGGGGATTACCATGAGCCGATGGTTTACGCCACCCCGGTCCTGGGCCGTAGGAGCATAGATCTTGACAGAATTCGTACCATCCTTGGCGGTGGATTCGTCAATGGACACCTGGGCACCGGTACCCCAATTGTCTTTGCCCCAACGGAAAAGCACTCCGTCTCTAAGGATCTCAAAGGAGCCGTTGGGAAGTAGATTTGCCTGGTTCATCTCAAAGAACTCCACATCGTCCCACCACACTGTACCCTGTTGATACAGCAGGAACAGATCCAGGCGGATCCAATTGATGCCCGGGGGCACTACAAAGGCCGTTTCCACCAGTTCCCAATCAGCAGAGCCTGTACCTTGCCCATAGAGGGTGTACTTGGCCGAGGGATCCTCCTTGTTCTCCAGGAGACTGAACCGGGCTACGGGTCCTTTGTTTGTATAGAATCCGGAAAGGCCTTCGGTCTTGACCCAACCCCGGAATCTATAAGTCTGACCGGGAGTAACTTCGAGAAATAGCGATGCCGACCCGCGATCATCGTCTGTGGGACAATGGATCTTGATCGAGTTATTACCCGTGTGCGCCACAGTAGTGTCTACTTCCACCGTGGCGTTGCTGTTCCACGAAGGCAGCTCTGGCCAACCGGTGGGTTTGCCATTGGACTCCAACCATTCAAAGGAGCTGTTGGGCAGGAGATTATCGGGTTCAGAGGGTTCTTCGGTAATCATAATACAGCCTGCCAAAATCAGGATGGCGATCAGGCCGAGGTAGATCAAAATATCCCGTACTCTCATTGTTCGTCAATCCCCTTTCTAGAAAAGCATTGCTTGCCAAGCTAACAGTTCATTGGTGATGGCCGCCAATTGATCCATGGCTTCTTGGGCCGAAATCTCCCTGGAGAGGGCCACTTGCACATACTGGATAAACAGATCCGAGAAGTCCTCCCAGATGGGCGATGTCTGGGAAGGACGGGCAATCTGCAGTCCGATGTTGTACCCTTCGATATTGAAAGGCCGGTCGGTGGGATTCTGGAACTCGGGACTAAACACCAGCTCCCTGCGGGCAGGTACGATGCTACCCTGGGCGGCCATTCTTGCTTGGGCTTCGGCACTGGTCATGAACTTGACAAATTCCCAGGCCAGTTCCGGATTCTTGCTCTGGCTTGTAATCTGGTAAGCATCACAGCCAAGGGTGGTCACGTGGGCCCCCGGTCCCTTGGGTACGGCGACAATGTCCCAATTGAAGCTTAGTTTACGAAAGTCCGGTACCATCCAAGGTCCGCCCAGATAGAACGCTGTGTTACCATGGGTGAAGTTGGCCTGGGACATCGTCGACCAGGGAGGCAGGGCACCATAGTCCATAGATTCGATGATAAACTCCAACCCTTGGACTATTTCGGGACTGTTCACCAGGGAGGTGGAAAGATCGTCGGAGAACAGCTGGCCACCAAAGGACAAAAGGAAGGGGCTTAGCCGTGTCGGTGTGGGCTCAATTCTCCAACCCCACTGGTTTCTATCGGGATCCGTAAGTCGCCGGGCAGTATTCCGCAACTCGTAGATATCCCAATCCTCCCCAGGGAAAGGTAGGCCGGCGTTGTCTAACATGTCCGTATTGACAAAGAGCGTAAAAGGCTGGATCTCCTTAGGAATGCCGTAGATCTTCCCTTGGTAGGTGTGGGCCTCGATGGCGCTGGGGAAGAAATCTTCCAGGTTAAAGGAAGGATCATTGGCGATGAGATCGTCTAAGGGCAACAGCGCACCCTGGGCCACAAAGGGAATAGACCTTTGGTATTCCATCACCGTCACGTCCGGTGCCGTGCCGGTGGCAAACATGAGGGCCAGTTTCTCCCACCAATCGCCGGTGGCCACTAAAGACACGATCTCTACGTCCACATCGGGGTACAGTTCCTCGAATTCCGCCACCAACTCTTCCACGATGGTCAGCTCGCCAGATATACCCTTAAATCCAAAGACCAGCTTCTGGGCGGCCTGGACCGAAAGGCTGCCCCACAGGACAAAGAAGGCAGTTATTAGGACAGATAGCTTTATGATGCGCCTCTGCATCATGATTCCTCCTTAATATGTTTGTCTGACTTTGATGGTTTTGTAATTGCCTACCCTTCCAACACCCACCTCCTAACTTCCCGGGCGGTGGCTGGTTTGGTACGGAGACGCAGGGTCAATCCTGCCCCGGGCCAAGCCCATTGGCCCTCTCCGCCGGAGATTTCCGGCTCAGCTTCCCCTACGGCCAGGGCGAAGGTAATGTAAGCTGCGGACAGGGCGTTGAAATTGATGCTTTTTTCTTCTCCGTGATAAAGCACCACATCCAGGTATTTTTTCTGGTCCTGTGTTCCTGTTTCACAGGTGACCAGTTCTTCTCCAAAACAGGCCTCTTGGATCTTGAGGCTAATCCTGAAGGGACCATCTTCTATGGCGACTGTCTTTAGCACTTCCACCCTTTCGGGCAGCTGTAGATTCTGGATCGCGCCTCCAAACTCAAAGCGCAGACGGAGATCCTGTGCCCGAATGGTGCCATCTTTTAAACGGTCCAGTCCGATGTGGGTATCCCCCAGATCTGTGGCAAAGCAGATCCCCCCCAGGACCCTGTTGCGGTTCTGTTGGCCGAAAAAAAGGGCCGACGAATAGTCGTAACCGTCATGCAAAAACCGTAGGTGTAGGTACCGAGGGTTGTTTTTGTCTCCCCAATACACTAAGAGGTTTCGTCGTTGGTTCCACATTTCCCCATGGTTGATGGTCCCGAGGCTATACTCCTCCCGATGATAGGTGGTGGCCACCAGAGAGTGGGCGTAGTGTTCCACCACCAGTTCCTCCTGGAGGGAAGTGAAATACGGGATCAGTTCCTCGGGGCAGGGCAATTGTAATCTCAGATCTGCTACGGAAAGGTCCAGTTCCTTAGGGTCTAGGAAGCCGATCCCCGTGGCCCGCTGTAGAAAGGAGATGAAACCTTTGCCGGTCAGGGTGGTGTAGGCCCTGCTGTGGGGGCCGGCCCACTGCCAGGTGGGCGCATGGAAATGCCGGGCCAGATGGCGCCAGGCGTAGAAATACAACTCTTCAACCAGCTGCAGGTCTTCGGGGTCCTGGACATAGGTCAGGATGCGCCCTAGTTCCCGGATAGCCACAAGGGTATAGGTGGGACTGTTGTACTCGGTGAAGCCGTCATGTTGCATGGTGTGGTCATAAAACCGGCGCAGGCGCCCCTTGCCATAGTTGGTGAACTCGGCATTTCCCAACGCTTGACCTGCGGTCAAGGTGACAAAGGTGCCCATGATCGCTATGTTAGTATATTCCGGCCCTACGTTCCGCCGGATAATTGACCGGGAGGCGTGGGCGACGGCCGTTCGTACCCGGGACAATAGCTCCGGCGGGAGTTTGTGTCCATGGTCCAGAAGGATTTCAAGGAGCATTGCCCCGCAGAAATCGGCCCAGTTCCAGTCCGGGGGTGACATCATGCTCAAGGGTTCTTCCAAGAACCAAGACCAAATGCCGTAGGTCTTGCTTTCAGGATCCGTATCCTGTAGTGACAGGATCTTGTCCAAGACCGCGGCAGCGCGCTTTTCCAGCTCCGGTATTTCCGCATCATACAAAGCTACGGCATACTCCAAGGATTGTCGGGTGGGGTGCACTTCACCACCGGTGAGGGTAGTATGGTACCCCGGAGAGGAGAAGGGTAGCTTCAACATGTTTTCCCTTTGATCAAAGCGGCCATGTAGCTTATCTAGTTGTTTTAAGAAAAGCTCTCTTTCCCATTCGTTCATTTTAGGCACGGGTTTCGTCCTCCGTTATTAGGTTCTATGCACGGGCCCAAGGGGGCCCGTGCTCGTATTGCTCCTATCGATCAAAGTAGGCCCGGAGTTCTTCTTGGGCGATATCCCTCTCGGCCATTTCTTGCACCTGCGTCATGGCCACCGCCGGACTGATCGCGTTCGCATAAAAGATCTGCTCTAGCATCTGCTCATAGAGGGTATTCGACAGAAACTCCACCCCACCGGGGGCTCCTGCGGGATTGGGTTTGCCAATGCCCTCGATGTAGTTTTGCATCACCGCCTGCCACATCTCCGACTGGAAGTAGGGATCGGTTACTGCTTCATTGACTACGGGGAAGAAATCGGCGGCGATGCGGTTGTAATCCAGATTCCGCTCTCGGGCCAAGTAGACCATGAACTCGAAGGCGGCCTCCTTGTCGGAAGCAGTCTTGAACATGATCAGGTTTTCTCCGCCCATGTTGGCATAGGGTTGACGGCCGCTGGGGCCAACGGGCGGAAGGAAGGTACCAAGGTTCAGGTTGGGATTACTGCTCAACAGGAAGGAGAAAGACCAGGGACCTTCGGTCAACATGGCTACGGTACCCATGGCCAGACCATCGGTGCCAAGCTTTCCCTCCGGTGCTCCCAAGTATCCCGCCACCCGGAAGTTGTGGGTCAGATCATACAGGTATTCCAAAGTCTCGATCAGGGCCGGATCGGTGTAGTACGCCTCGGTATAATCCTCATTAAAGGAGATCCAACCATTGCGCTCGGCCCAATGGTTGACCGTTCGTGCGTAGCTTCCTCCCAGCCCGCCATGGGTGCGGAAAGAATAGCCCCACCGTTCCAGCTGTCCGTCGGCGGAACGTTGCGTCAGCTTACTGGTGGCAAAGGCAAAGTCATCCCAGGTGGTGGGCACTTCGGCGATGGCCGCCTCTTCAAACAGGTCTTTGTTGTAGATAATGACCTGGGAGTTGGCCCTAAAGGGTAACCCCATCATCTGGCCTCCGTAGATCTGGGCGTCCCAGTGGGCCGGCCAGAAATCAGCAGGATCGATCACGTCACTGTTGGCGATGAATTCATCTAAGGGTTGGATGGCATCGGTCAAAGCTTTGAAGAAGCCGAGATTGCCCATGGTCACATCGGGCCCAACCCCACCGATGATAGCCACGATCCATTGGTCGATCCCCGGGGCCCCCACCACGCGCATCTGCACTTTGATGTCGGGATGTTCCGCCTCAAAGTCTGCAATGAACTGTTCCATGATCTTGACCTGATTATCCGCGCCGTAGAACCAAAAATTGACCGTGCGTTGTGCCGACACCGGTAGACAAATGCAGAACAAGAGTATGAAGCTGATGAGCAACTTTTTGTCTTTCATCTTGTCTCCTCCCGTGTTTCGGCTCCAAGAGCCCTATGGTCCAGACCTTTCCCTGTACTGTACACCTTCAGTGCGGTTCTTGAGCCAATGGTTTAGCGATCACAACAATCCTTGGTTCTAGGCACCACCGTCCAATTACTACTCCCTGTTCACCTCCCCTGTGGAACTACATAAACCTGGAGGGAAAGGGGCGCCAGAGACATATTTTCCGGATCGACCCTTTCACCGGTAATCCGATCCTGTAAATGGGGCCACTTTTCACTCAAATCCAGTTGGACACTGGACAAGGTTGTATTGATCACCGCTAGTTTTCCCGAAGGATAAAGTCGTAAGGTTACGCCCGGCTCTGTCGTAAGCACGGTGCTCTCTCCCACCGGTAGAAGATAGTACTGACACAGAAACTCTTTCCATTGTTGGGGAAAACCCCGGTGGATGGAGGTGTATGCTTCCCTATACAACACCACCGGATCCCCGGCGGCCAAGGCCAGGACTTCGCTGAGGTGACTGTAGGCTGGGCCACCGTGCTCAAAGCTAGGGGCGATCCGGGCATAGGGGAATCCGTCCCAGTTGTATTCTATATACATCGGGCCTACGCTCACCGCCACACCATCCTTGGTGGCACAGGCCGATACATATGCCGGTTCACCGGCATTCCAAGCCTGGTCGATGGGAACCAGTACAAAGACGTTCTCCAACTCCCGGAAGGCGGCGGGGTTCATCCCCCACTCCCGTTCTGTAAGCCAGGTAAGGGGCGACCGCTCTCCTTTGGTAGCCATCCCTTCACTACTAAAGGGGCTATAGTAAAGCTTGGCGTCGTATTGCTGCAGATAATCCGCAATCTGCTGCAAAAACTCAGCTAGCTTCTCATACCACCAGAGCATATAAGGGTGCTGGGCAGCGGCGCCAACGGAAAAGCCGGGCTGATCAAAGGGCAAGGACAGCTCCGCAGCCAAAGTGGCCCGCTTCTCATCGAAAGTATCGCCCGGGATCTGGTTGCCGGTCTCCTGTTCATAGCGCAACAGATCCCGATCCCCAAAGGAAGGGGCGAGGTAGCCGAGCCGGTTCCGCAGATAGATTCCTTTGATCTGTTCTTTGTATTCCTCTGCCGCGTTGAATAGAGTCTCAATGACGTGGATGAGATCATCCACCGCGGCCTGCTCCAGGATATTCACCGCGTGGTAGTAGCCACTACCGTGTCCCCCTACCCGGTGATAGACCTCCTTATAACTCACCCCGAAGGGGGTGATGGCCAGGGCCTCCGCCGGGATATTCGTGCTTCCGCCGTACTCAATGCGGGGAATTACCGCCATCTGATGCTCTGCCGCGATCCTTAGTAGATCCCGCAGGCCGAGGAAACTGGCGCTGGGGTAGGTGTTCCATGGGATCAGGTTAGGTGAGATTGCGTTGGCGCCGTAGGTCCTGGCTTTTACGATCTCCGTTTCCCAACTGTAACGGGGTCCCTCCACGGTCCAGATGTGCATTCTCTCGGAACTGGTCCGCAGGTC
This window of the Bacillota bacterium genome carries:
- a CDS encoding sugar ABC transporter substrate-binding protein — translated: MQRRIIKLSVLITAFFVLWGSLSVQAAQKLVFGFKGISGELTIVEELVAEFEELYPDVDVEIVSLVATGDWWEKLALMFATGTAPDVTVMEYQRSIPFVAQGALLPLDDLIANDPSFNLEDFFPSAIEAHTYQGKIYGIPKEIQPFTLFVNTDMLDNAGLPFPGEDWDIYELRNTARRLTDPDRNQWGWRIEPTPTRLSPFLLSFGGQLFSDDLSTSLVNSPEIVQGLEFIIESMDYGALPPWSTMSQANFTHGNTAFYLGGPWMVPDFRKLSFNWDIVAVPKGPGAHVTTLGCDAYQITSQSKNPELAWEFVKFMTSAEAQARMAAQGSIVPARRELVFSPEFQNPTDRPFNIEGYNIGLQIARPSQTSPIWEDFSDLFIQYVQVALSREISAQEAMDQLAAITNELLAWQAMLF
- a CDS encoding extracellular solute-binding protein, coding for MKDKKLLISFILLFCICLPVSAQRTVNFWFYGADNQVKIMEQFIADFEAEHPDIKVQMRVVGAPGIDQWIVAIIGGVGPDVTMGNLGFFKALTDAIQPLDEFIANSDVIDPADFWPAHWDAQIYGGQMMGLPFRANSQVIIYNKDLFEEAAIAEVPTTWDDFAFATSKLTQRSADGQLERWGYSFRTHGGLGGSYARTVNHWAERNGWISFNEDYTEAYYTDPALIETLEYLYDLTHNFRVAGYLGAPEGKLGTDGLAMGTVAMLTEGPWSFSFLLSSNPNLNLGTFLPPVGPSGRQPYANMGGENLIMFKTASDKEAAFEFMVYLARERNLDYNRIAADFFPVVNEAVTDPYFQSEMWQAVMQNYIEGIGKPNPAGAPGGVEFLSNTLYEQMLEQIFYANAISPAVAMTQVQEMAERDIAQEELRAYFDR